One part of the Oncorhynchus masou masou isolate Uvic2021 unplaced genomic scaffold, UVic_Omas_1.1 unplaced_scaffold_965, whole genome shotgun sequence genome encodes these proteins:
- the LOC135538440 gene encoding mitochondrial dicarboxylate carrier-like has product MSEKRRSRWYFGGLSSSAAASITHPLDLIKVHLQTQHEVRMRMMGMTMSVVQREGVLALYSGLSASLCRQMTYSLSRFAIYETVSDQMKDRTHGPMPFYQKVLLGLVGGFAGGFIGTPADMVNVRMQNDVKVPLELRRNYAHALDGLFRVWKEEGMKKLFSGATMASSRGALVTVGQLACYDQAKQLVLGTGAMQDNILTHFLASFIAGGCATVLCQPLDVLKTRLMNSKGEYVGLLHCVRDTAKLGPIAFYKSPGLARNTSHTAR; this is encoded by the exons ATGTCGGAGAAACGCCGGTCGCGATGGTATTTCGGTGGACTTTCCTCAAGTGCTGCCGCCAGTATTACACACCCCTTAGATCTGATCAAG GTGCACCTCCAGACACAGCACGAggtgaggatgaggatgatggGAATGACCATGAGTGTGGTGCAGAGAGAAGGTGTTCTGGCTCTGTACAGTGGCCTCAGCGCCTCCCTCTGCAGACAG ATGACTTATTCTCTGTCCCGCTTCGCCATCTATGAGACAGTGAGTGATCAGATGAAGGACAGGACCCATGGTCCCATGCCCTTCTACCAGAAGGTCCTTCTGGGGTTGGTTGGAG gattTGCCGGGGGATTCATTGGGACCCCAGCAGACATGGTTAATGTCAG AATGCAGAATGACGTTAAAGTACCACTAGAACTCAGGAGAAA TTATGCTCATGCACTCGATGGACTGTTCCGGGTATGGAAAGAGG AGGGAATGAAGAAGCTGTTCTCTGGAGCCACAATGGCATCTTCTAGAGGAGCACTGGTCACTGTTGGACAG CTGGCCTGTTATGATCAGGCCAAGCAGCTGGTTCTGGGGACTGGAGCCATGCAAGATAACATTCTAACTCACTTCCTGGCCAGCTTCATCGCA GGAGGCTGTGCCACTGTCCTGTGCCAACCACTGGATGTCTTGAAGACCAGGCTGATGAACTCAAAAGGGGAATAtgtg GGCCTGCTACACTGTGTGAGAGATACAGCTAAACTGGGGCCCATTGCCTTCTACAAG TCACCGGGATTGGCTCGTAACACCAGCCACACTGCACGATAA
- the LOC135538445 gene encoding large ribosomal subunit protein bL12m-like, whose protein sequence is MYCTRHCIRTALRIAAKTRRQELQTPTSCALRTLGTSPASLSAVIAAPPLDGAPKQYPPKITQLVHDITSLTLLEVSDLNELLKKTLNIQDVGMMPMGAMTAAATPAALAVEEDVAPVKKEKTHFTVKLTELKAAEKVKLIKEVKNCIQGLNLVQAKKLVESLPQEIRANVSKEEAEKLKTVLETAGGTVVLE, encoded by the exons ATGTACTGCACAAGACACTGCATTCGGACCGCGCTGCGGATCGCCGCAAAGACTCGTCG GCAGGAGCTCCAGACACCAACGTCATGTGCCCTCCGAACACTCGGGACCAGCCCAGCCAGCCTTTCTGCTGTCATCGCCGCCCCCCCTCTGGATGGAGCCCCCAAACAGTACCCCCCCAAAATCACCCAGCTGGTACACGACATCACCAGCCTCACCCTGTTAGAGGTGTCAGACCTCAATGAGCTCCTCAAG AAAACCCTGAATATCCAGGATGTTGGGATGATGCCAATGGGAGCCATGACTGCAGCAGCAACACCTGCAGCTCTG GCAGTGGAAGAGGACGTGGCACCAGTCAAGAAAGAGAAGACTCACTTCACAGTAAAACTGACAGAACTGAAGGCAGCGGAGAAAGTGAAACTCATAAAGGAAGTGAAGAACTGCATCCAAGGCTTGAACCTGGTGCAG GCTAAGAAGTTGGTTGAGTCCCTCCCCCAGGAGATCAGAGCCAATGTGTCCAAAGAGGAGGCGGAGAAGCTGAAGACGGTCCTGGAGACAGCAGGGGGCACTGTGGTGCTGGAGTAg